One part of the Arabidopsis thaliana chromosome 4, partial sequence genome encodes these proteins:
- a CDS encoding Protein kinase superfamily protein — protein MGKILHLLLLLLKVSVLEFIISVSAFTSPASQPSLSPVYTSMASFSPGIHMGKGQEHKLDAHKKLLIALIITSSSLGLILVSCLCFWVYWSKKSPKNTKNSGNNHLNIKNENKSAKLYICNKILYQFLHCDLSVLISKWFHAEEGESRISLSKKGFVQSFDYKTLEKATGGFKDGNLIGRGGFGDVYKACLGNNTLAAVKKIENVSQEAKREFQNEVDLLSKIHHPNIISLFGYGNELSSSFIVYELMESGSLDTQLHGPSRGSALTWHMRMKIALDTARAVEYLHERCRPPVIHRDLKSSNILLDSSFNAKISDFGLAVMVGAHGKNNIKLSGTLGYVAPEYLLDGKLTDKSDVYAFGVVLLELLLGRRPVEKLSSVQCQSLVTWAMPQLTDRSKLPKIVDPVIKDTMDHKHLYQVAAVAVLCVQPEPSYRPLITDVLHSLVPLVPVELGGTLRLIPSSS, from the exons ATGGGaaagattcttcatcttcttcttcttcttcttaaggtCTCTGTTCTTGAATTCATCATTAGTGTTTCTGCTTTTACTTCACCTGCTTCACagccttctctttctcctgtTTACACTTCCATGGCTTCCTTTTCTCCAG GGATCCACATGGGCAAAGGCCAAGAACACAAGTTAGATGCACACAAGAAACTTCTAATCGCTCTCATAATCACCTCATCTTCTCTAGGACTAATACTTGTATCTTGTTTATGCTTTTGGGTTTATTGGTCTAAGAAATCTCCCAAAAACACCAAGAACTCAGGTAATAATCATCTTAACATTAAGAATGAGAACAAATCTGCAAAACTTTACATTTGTAACAAGATTCTGTATCAGTTTCTTCATTGtgatctctctgttttgatatctaaatGGTTTCATGCGGAAGAAGGTGAGAGTAGGATTTCATTATCCAAGAAGGGCTTTGTGCAGTCCTTCGATTACAAGACACTAGAGAAAGCAACAGGCGGTTTCAAAGACGGTAATCTTATAGGACGAGGCGGGTTCGGAGATGTTTACAAGGCCTGTTTAGGCAACAACACTCTAGCAGCAGTCAAAAAGATCGAAAACGTTAGTCAAGAAGCAAAACGAGAATTTCAg AATGAAGTTGATTTGTTGAGCAAGATTCACCACCCGAACATCATCTCATTGTTTGGATATGGAAATGAACTCAGTTCGAGTTTTATCGTCTACGAGCTGATGGAAAGCGGATCATTGGATACACAGTTACACG GACCTTCTCGGGGATCGGCTTTAACATGGCACATGCGGATGAAGATTGCTCTTGATACAGCAAG AGCTGTTGAGTATCTCCACGAGCGTTGTCGTCCTCCGGTTATCCACAGAGATCTTAAATCGTCAAATATTCTCCTTGATTCTTCCTTCAACGCCAAG ATTTCGGATTTTGGTCTTGCGGTAATGGTGGGGGCTCACGGCAAAAACAACATTAAACTATCAGGAACACTTGGTTATGTTGCTCCAGAATATCTCCTAGATG GAAAATTGACGGATAAGAGTGATGTTTATGCGTTTGGTGTGGTTTTACTTGAACTCTTGTTAGGAAGACGGCCGGTTGAGAAATTGAGTTCGGTTCAGTGTCAATCTCTTGTCACTTGG GCAATGCCCCAACTTACGGATAGATCAAAGCTTCCGAAAATCGTGGATCCGGTTATCAAAGATACAATGGATCATAAGCACTTATACCAG GTGGCAGCCGTGGCAGTGCTTTGTGTACAACCAGAACCGAGTTATCGACCGTTGATAACCGATGTTCTTCACTCACTAGTTCCATTGGTTCCGGTAGAGCTAGGAGGGACTCTCCGGTTAATACCATCATCGTcttga
- a CDS encoding Protein kinase superfamily protein: MGKILHLLLLLLKVSVLEFIISVSAFTSPASQPSLSPVYTSMASFSPGIHMGKGQEHKLDAHKKLLIALIITSSSLGLILVSCLCFWVYWSKKSPKNTKNSEGESRISLSKKGFVQSFDYKTLEKATGGFKDGNLIGRGGFGDVYKACLGNNTLAAVKKIENVSQEAKREFQNEVDLLSKIHHPNIISLFGYGNELSSSFIVYELMESGSLDTQLHGPSRGSALTWHMRMKIALDTARAVEYLHERCRPPVIHRDLKSSNILLDSSFNAKISDFGLAVMVGAHGKNNIKLSGTLGYVAPEYLLDGRRPVEKLSSVQCQSLVTWAMPQLTDRSKLPKIVDPVIKDTMDHKHLYQVAAVAVLCVQPEPSYRPLITDVLHSLVPLVPVELGGTLRLIPSSS, translated from the exons ATGGGaaagattcttcatcttcttcttcttcttcttaaggtCTCTGTTCTTGAATTCATCATTAGTGTTTCTGCTTTTACTTCACCTGCTTCACagccttctctttctcctgtTTACACTTCCATGGCTTCCTTTTCTCCAG GGATCCACATGGGCAAAGGCCAAGAACACAAGTTAGATGCACACAAGAAACTTCTAATCGCTCTCATAATCACCTCATCTTCTCTAGGACTAATACTTGTATCTTGTTTATGCTTTTGGGTTTATTGGTCTAAGAAATCTCCCAAAAACACCAAGAACTCAG AAGGTGAGAGTAGGATTTCATTATCCAAGAAGGGCTTTGTGCAGTCCTTCGATTACAAGACACTAGAGAAAGCAACAGGCGGTTTCAAAGACGGTAATCTTATAGGACGAGGCGGGTTCGGAGATGTTTACAAGGCCTGTTTAGGCAACAACACTCTAGCAGCAGTCAAAAAGATCGAAAACGTTAGTCAAGAAGCAAAACGAGAATTTCAg AATGAAGTTGATTTGTTGAGCAAGATTCACCACCCGAACATCATCTCATTGTTTGGATATGGAAATGAACTCAGTTCGAGTTTTATCGTCTACGAGCTGATGGAAAGCGGATCATTGGATACACAGTTACACG GACCTTCTCGGGGATCGGCTTTAACATGGCACATGCGGATGAAGATTGCTCTTGATACAGCAAG AGCTGTTGAGTATCTCCACGAGCGTTGTCGTCCTCCGGTTATCCACAGAGATCTTAAATCGTCAAATATTCTCCTTGATTCTTCCTTCAACGCCAAG ATTTCGGATTTTGGTCTTGCGGTAATGGTGGGGGCTCACGGCAAAAACAACATTAAACTATCAGGAACACTTGGTTATGTTGCTCCAGAATATCTCCTAGATG GAAGACGGCCGGTTGAGAAATTGAGTTCGGTTCAGTGTCAATCTCTTGTCACTTGG GCAATGCCCCAACTTACGGATAGATCAAAGCTTCCGAAAATCGTGGATCCGGTTATCAAAGATACAATGGATCATAAGCACTTATACCAG GTGGCAGCCGTGGCAGTGCTTTGTGTACAACCAGAACCGAGTTATCGACCGTTGATAACCGATGTTCTTCACTCACTAGTTCCATTGGTTCCGGTAGAGCTAGGAGGGACTCTCCGGTTAATACCATCATCGTcttga
- a CDS encoding Protein kinase superfamily protein (Protein kinase superfamily protein; FUNCTIONS IN: protein serine/threonine kinase activity, protein kinase activity, kinase activity, ATP binding; INVOLVED IN: protein amino acid phosphorylation; LOCATED IN: endomembrane system; CONTAINS InterPro DOMAIN/s: Protein kinase, ATP binding site (InterPro:IPR017441), Serine/threonine-protein kinase domain (InterPro:IPR002290), Serine/threonine-protein kinase-like domain (InterPro:IPR017442), Protein kinase-like domain (InterPro:IPR011009), Serine/threonine-protein kinase, active site (InterPro:IPR008271), Protein kinase, catalytic domain (InterPro:IPR000719), Tyrosine-protein kinase, catalytic domain (InterPro:IPR020635); BEST Arabidopsis thaliana protein match is: Protein kinase superfamily protein (TAIR:AT2G25220.1).): MGKILHLLLLLLKVSVLEFIISVSAFTSPASQPSLSPVYTSMASFSPGIHMGKGQEHKLDAHKKLLIALIITSSSLGLILVSCLCFWVYWSKKSPKNTKNSEGESRISLSKKGFVQSFDYKTLEKATGGFKDGNLIGRGGFGDVYKACLGNNTLAAVKKIENVSQEAKREFQNEVDLLSKIHHPNIISLFGYGNELSSSFIVYELMESGSLDTQLHGPSRGSALTWHMRMKIALDTARAVEYLHERCRPPVIHRDLKSSNILLDSSFNAKISDFGLAVMVGAHGKNNIKLSGTLGYVAPEYLLDGKLTDKSDVYAFGVVLLELLLGRRPVEKLSSVQCQSLVTWAMPQLTDRSKLPKIVDPVIKDTMDHKHLYQVAAVAVLCVQPEPSYRPLITDVLHSLVPLVPVELGGTLRLIPSSS, from the exons ATGGGaaagattcttcatcttcttcttcttcttcttaaggtCTCTGTTCTTGAATTCATCATTAGTGTTTCTGCTTTTACTTCACCTGCTTCACagccttctctttctcctgtTTACACTTCCATGGCTTCCTTTTCTCCAG GGATCCACATGGGCAAAGGCCAAGAACACAAGTTAGATGCACACAAGAAACTTCTAATCGCTCTCATAATCACCTCATCTTCTCTAGGACTAATACTTGTATCTTGTTTATGCTTTTGGGTTTATTGGTCTAAGAAATCTCCCAAAAACACCAAGAACTCAG AAGGTGAGAGTAGGATTTCATTATCCAAGAAGGGCTTTGTGCAGTCCTTCGATTACAAGACACTAGAGAAAGCAACAGGCGGTTTCAAAGACGGTAATCTTATAGGACGAGGCGGGTTCGGAGATGTTTACAAGGCCTGTTTAGGCAACAACACTCTAGCAGCAGTCAAAAAGATCGAAAACGTTAGTCAAGAAGCAAAACGAGAATTTCAg AATGAAGTTGATTTGTTGAGCAAGATTCACCACCCGAACATCATCTCATTGTTTGGATATGGAAATGAACTCAGTTCGAGTTTTATCGTCTACGAGCTGATGGAAAGCGGATCATTGGATACACAGTTACACG GACCTTCTCGGGGATCGGCTTTAACATGGCACATGCGGATGAAGATTGCTCTTGATACAGCAAG AGCTGTTGAGTATCTCCACGAGCGTTGTCGTCCTCCGGTTATCCACAGAGATCTTAAATCGTCAAATATTCTCCTTGATTCTTCCTTCAACGCCAAG ATTTCGGATTTTGGTCTTGCGGTAATGGTGGGGGCTCACGGCAAAAACAACATTAAACTATCAGGAACACTTGGTTATGTTGCTCCAGAATATCTCCTAGATG GAAAATTGACGGATAAGAGTGATGTTTATGCGTTTGGTGTGGTTTTACTTGAACTCTTGTTAGGAAGACGGCCGGTTGAGAAATTGAGTTCGGTTCAGTGTCAATCTCTTGTCACTTGG GCAATGCCCCAACTTACGGATAGATCAAAGCTTCCGAAAATCGTGGATCCGGTTATCAAAGATACAATGGATCATAAGCACTTATACCAG GTGGCAGCCGTGGCAGTGCTTTGTGTACAACCAGAACCGAGTTATCGACCGTTGATAACCGATGTTCTTCACTCACTAGTTCCATTGGTTCCGGTAGAGCTAGGAGGGACTCTCCGGTTAATACCATCATCGTcttga
- a CDS encoding Protein kinase superfamily protein (Protein kinase superfamily protein; FUNCTIONS IN: protein serine/threonine kinase activity, protein kinase activity, kinase activity, ATP binding; INVOLVED IN: protein amino acid phosphorylation; LOCATED IN: endomembrane system; CONTAINS InterPro DOMAIN/s: Protein kinase, ATP binding site (InterPro:IPR017441), Protein kinase, catalytic domain (InterPro:IPR000719), Serine/threonine-protein kinase domain (InterPro:IPR002290), Tyrosine-protein kinase, catalytic domain (InterPro:IPR020635), Serine/threonine-protein kinase-like domain (InterPro:IPR017442), Serine/threonine-protein kinase, active site (InterPro:IPR008271), Protein kinase-like domain (InterPro:IPR011009); BEST Arabidopsis thaliana protein match is: Protein kinase superfamily protein (TAIR:AT2G25220.1); Has 125172 Blast hits to 123702 proteins in 4323 species: Archae - 117; Bacteria - 14348; Metazoa - 45879; Fungi - 11007; Plants - 34429; Viruses - 566; Other Eukaryotes - 18826 (source: NCBI BLink).) produces MGKILHLLLLLLKVSVLEFIISVSAFTSPASQPSLSPVYTSMASFSPGIHMGKGQEHKLDAHKKLLIALIITSSSLGLILVSCLCFWVYWSKKSPKNTKNSGESRISLSKKGFVQSFDYKTLEKATGGFKDGNLIGRGGFGDVYKACLGNNTLAAVKKIENVSQEAKREFQNEVDLLSKIHHPNIISLFGYGNELSSSFIVYELMESGSLDTQLHGPSRGSALTWHMRMKIALDTARAVEYLHERCRPPVIHRDLKSSNILLDSSFNAKISDFGLAVMVGAHGKNNIKLSGTLGYVAPEYLLDGKLTDKSDVYAFGVVLLELLLGRRPVEKLSSVQCQSLVTWAMPQLTDRSKLPKIVDPVIKDTMDHKHLYQVAAVAVLCVQPEPSYRPLITDVLHSLVPLVPVELGGTLRLIPSSS; encoded by the exons ATGGGaaagattcttcatcttcttcttcttcttcttaaggtCTCTGTTCTTGAATTCATCATTAGTGTTTCTGCTTTTACTTCACCTGCTTCACagccttctctttctcctgtTTACACTTCCATGGCTTCCTTTTCTCCAG GGATCCACATGGGCAAAGGCCAAGAACACAAGTTAGATGCACACAAGAAACTTCTAATCGCTCTCATAATCACCTCATCTTCTCTAGGACTAATACTTGTATCTTGTTTATGCTTTTGGGTTTATTGGTCTAAGAAATCTCCCAAAAACACCAAGAACTCAG GTGAGAGTAGGATTTCATTATCCAAGAAGGGCTTTGTGCAGTCCTTCGATTACAAGACACTAGAGAAAGCAACAGGCGGTTTCAAAGACGGTAATCTTATAGGACGAGGCGGGTTCGGAGATGTTTACAAGGCCTGTTTAGGCAACAACACTCTAGCAGCAGTCAAAAAGATCGAAAACGTTAGTCAAGAAGCAAAACGAGAATTTCAg AATGAAGTTGATTTGTTGAGCAAGATTCACCACCCGAACATCATCTCATTGTTTGGATATGGAAATGAACTCAGTTCGAGTTTTATCGTCTACGAGCTGATGGAAAGCGGATCATTGGATACACAGTTACACG GACCTTCTCGGGGATCGGCTTTAACATGGCACATGCGGATGAAGATTGCTCTTGATACAGCAAG AGCTGTTGAGTATCTCCACGAGCGTTGTCGTCCTCCGGTTATCCACAGAGATCTTAAATCGTCAAATATTCTCCTTGATTCTTCCTTCAACGCCAAG ATTTCGGATTTTGGTCTTGCGGTAATGGTGGGGGCTCACGGCAAAAACAACATTAAACTATCAGGAACACTTGGTTATGTTGCTCCAGAATATCTCCTAGATG GAAAATTGACGGATAAGAGTGATGTTTATGCGTTTGGTGTGGTTTTACTTGAACTCTTGTTAGGAAGACGGCCGGTTGAGAAATTGAGTTCGGTTCAGTGTCAATCTCTTGTCACTTGG GCAATGCCCCAACTTACGGATAGATCAAAGCTTCCGAAAATCGTGGATCCGGTTATCAAAGATACAATGGATCATAAGCACTTATACCAG GTGGCAGCCGTGGCAGTGCTTTGTGTACAACCAGAACCGAGTTATCGACCGTTGATAACCGATGTTCTTCACTCACTAGTTCCATTGGTTCCGGTAGAGCTAGGAGGGACTCTCCGGTTAATACCATCATCGTcttga